ACGAATTCCTGATACCTATATTGATCTTGCTTCTATGCGTATAGAGTTCTACCAAAAAATAGGAAATGCTGAAGATTCTGAGCAACTCGAATTAATAAAAGAAGAGATGCGCGATCGCTTTGGTCCCCTTCCTGATGAGGTATTATGGCTATTTGCATTAGCGCAAGTACGTCTATTTGCCCTTCAACATAATATTTCAAGTGTTAAGGGTACTGCGAATGCTTTGTATATCCAACAGTGTCACGGGAAAACAGAACAAATAAAAAAAACATTACCCTATTCTTTATCTCCAACTCCCGAACTGCTAGTATCGGAGGTTTTAGAATCTATTGAGAAAGCTTTTCCTTTAAAAATCCCGAACTAGGGAGTCATAATGTCTAGATTTTATGATGTTATCAAACCGAAAACTGCACGAGCTCCCGTATGGTTTCTCAGGCAGGTAGGCAGATACATGCCTCAGTATCGAGAGCTTAAAGGTTCTCAAACACTAAAAGAATTTTTCCATAGTACTGAGGCAATTACAGAAGCTACCCTCTTAGGCCCTAGCCTATTAAAAGTAGATGCTGCTATTCTTTTTGCGGATATTCTTTCATTATTAGATGGCTTTGCTATTTCTTATGATTTTGCTCCAGGGCCAAAAATTTCTTTTTCTCCCCAGCAAGAGTTAAATTTTACAGAAAATCCCCGAGAGACTTTTTCCTATCTTCTTGAAGCAATTCAAAAGCTTACCAAACGTTTATCCGTACCTTTAATTGCCTTTGCAGCTTCTCCTTTTACTATGGCGAGCTATCTTTTAGACGGAGGCGCCTCTAAAGACTTTCCAAAAACAATGGCCTTTATTTATCAATACCCTGAAAAATTTGATGTTCTTCTTTCAAAATTAACAGAGGGTACGGTTATTTATCTTAGGGAACAAATCCATGCGGGTGCTGCGGCTATCCAATTATTTGAATCCTCGAGTTTACGTTTACCTTCAGCTTTGTTTTCGCGTTATGTTACCTCTCCAAATACAAAGCTAATTGCGCAGCTAAAACAGGAGGTGTCTTCCCCGATTTGTCTCTTTTGTCGATGCTTTGAAGAAAATTTCTTAGATCTATATTCTACGGGTGCTGACACTCTCCATCCCGATTATCATGTCGATCTAGCTACTCTATATAAAAAAATATCCCATCCTGGTTCTTTACAAGGAAACCTTGATCCTGCACTATTTCTTCTTCCTCAAGATAAATTTCTAAACTATCTTGAAAGGTACATTGCCCCTTTAAAAGAGCAACCCTACTATATTTTCAATTCAGGACACGGCATTCTTCCTGAAACTCCTTTAGAAAACGTTCAAGCTGCTCTATCATGTTTAACTTAAACTTTAACTTCTTAGAAGGTCTTCATCAACCTGCCCCAAGATACACAAGCTATCCAACAGCTTTAGAGTGGGAGGAATCTGATGCTCAACCTGCATATTTAGCTTTTCAGAATCTGAAAGAAGACGACCGTCCTTTATCCCTGTATTTTCACATTCCGTTTTGTCAGTCTATGTGTCTATATTGTGGATGTTCCGTTGTTATCAACCGCCGCGAAGATATCGTAGAAAAATACATCGCTACTTTAATTCAAGAAATGGAACTTGTTCACTCTTTACTAGGGGGAAAAAGAAAAGCTTCTCGAATTCATTTTGGAGGAGGAACTCCTAGCCGATTATCTAGAAGCCTCTTTAAAAAACTCTTTTTTCATATACATCGTTTATTTGACCTCTCAGAAGTTGAAGAAATTGCTATTGAATTTGACCCGCGTTCTTTAAGGAACGATAGTGGAAAAGCAGAGTTTATCCAGTCATTAGGATTCAATAGGGTTAGTTTAGGAGTTCAAGATACTCAAGCAGCTGTTCAAGAAGCTGTACGACGACGCCAAAGTTATGAAGAATCTTTACATGCTTACGAAAAATTCCGAGAGTTAGGATTTGAAAGTATAAATATTGATCTGATTTATGGTCTTCCGAAACAAACTAAGGTTACATTCTCACAAACTATAGAAGATATTATACGAATGCATCCCGATCGTATTGCATTGTTTTCGTTTGCATCTGTGCCATGGATAAAGCCTCATCAAAAAGCTATGAAAGATAGCGATATGCCCTCAATGGAAGAAAAATTTTCGATATACTCGCATGCAAGGCACACATTAACAAAATCAGGATATCAAGCAATTGGATTAGATCATTTTTCCCTTCCTGAGGATCCTTTAAGCATAGCTTTTAATAATAAAACTCTGATTAGGAATTTTCAGGGATACTCGCTTCCCCCGGAAGAAGACCTCATAGGATTGGGAATGACATCAACGAGTTTTATCCGTGGCATATACTTACAAAATGCTAAAACCCTAGAATCTTACCATGAGAAGATACTCTCAGGATCATTAGCAACTATTAAAAGTAAGATTCTTTCTGAAGATGATAGAATAAGAAAATGGGTAATACATAAGTTAATGTGCTCATTCTCCATATCAAAAAAAGAATTTTTTGATCTTTATGGGCAAAATTTCGATGAGTACTTTTCCGACAGCCAAGATAGAATAAATGGCATGACAGCTACAGGACTGGTTCAAAATAGCTCGTCCTTTTTAACTGTGACATCTTTAGGAGAGCTATTTGTACGTGTTATAGCCACGGCTTTCGATAGTTATTTTCTCAAGACGGTGTCTTCAAGTCCTCGATTTTCAAGGTCAATATGAAAAAAGTAATAGTTATAGGGGCGGGAATTTCTGGTTTATCCACAGCTTGGTGGCTGCATAGGAAATTTCCAAACTGGGAATTTGTAATTTTAGATAAGTCAGACCGTCCTGGAGGTCTTATCTATACAGATCATCAAAAAGATTTTGCTTTAGATTTAGGACCTAAAGGATTTCTAACCCAAGGGGAAGGAGAATATACCTTAGGGCTTATTCGTGAATTAGGCCTGCAAAATCTCCTCATTGCTAGTGATAAAACAGCTAAATCACGATTTATCCGCTATAAAGGGAAAACCCGTAAAGTCTCTCCATGGACTTTGCTAAAAGAAGGTTTACCTTTCGCAATTGTGAAAGATTTTTTTGCCTCCCGCTATACAAAAGACAGTTCTGTTTATGATTTTTTACGTAGGCATAGTACAAAAAATCTTATCAAAAATGTATTCAACCCTGTTGTTACTGCTGTTCGCGCTGGACATAGTCATATTCTTTCAGCACATATGGCTTTCCCGACTCTCTCACAACGCGAAGCAAAAACAGGGTCTCTATTACGTAGCTACATAAAAGATCCCTCTAAGAAAAAACAAAGAAATGCCCCTTATCTAGCAACACTAAAACCGCATTTAGGGATTCTCATTGATACCTTAGTAAAAAAATTACCAGCAACATGGAGATTTTCCTCTCCTGTTACTAAGATAGACTGCTGCGATTCAGAAGTTACTGTAACAACAGAAAAAGAAGTTTTTTCTGGAGATCTCGTAATATATACGGGACCCCTACCATTTCTTCCGCAGCTTATCAATATTCCTGGAATGAAACATCTCGCAGATAAAACACTCCTTTGGGATCTTGCTTGTGTGACTTTAGGATGGGAGGGAAAATCTCTTCCTATCCCTAAGGGATATGGCATGCTTTTTTCTGATGAGCCTCCACTATTAGGAATTGTCTATAACTCTCAGGTATTTCCTGAACAGCTTCCTGGAAAAACCGTACTGTCTCTACTTTTAGAAAACCGTTGGTACGAAGAAGATGCTTATGCTTTTGCTCTCGCAGCCATTTCTGAATATTTAGGTATTTCTACAAAACCAGATGTCTTTTCATTATTTTCTCCTGAAGAGGGATTACCTCAACATCGCGTAGGATTTTTAGACTTCAAAAATCAAATTCTTCCCTCTATTCCTCATAATCTAAAAATTGTCGGGCAAAATTTCTCGGGACCTGGATTAAACCGGTGTGTAGCATCAGCCTACCAAACTGTTGCTTCCCTCTGCAGAGAGGAAACGCTCGCAAAGGGAAAGTGTGGTTGCTAACATTTCTCCGAAGTATTCCCTACGAGAGGAAGTTTCAAATAACCTTTTTTCAATATGCTCTAAAAGATGCTGTGTGAGCTTCTCTTTTTCATGAAGTTTTTCGTAAGCATAAGCTAAACCTACCACCCAACGCATTTCCATAGCTACGCGAGCATCTATTTCCTCAATAAGAATCAATTGAGGATGATTCGGAGTCTGCCAATCCCCCTTCACCTCTTCAAACACCTCTTTAGCTCGAGAAACATTTCCAAAAGAAAGATAAGCATCAGCAAGATCTAACTTCACAGTATAATATATGTAAGTCCAAGCTTTTGCGTTTTCTCCTGACATTGTAACTTCCGAAAGCTCATGTAAGGCTTTCATGAACCAGCTAATCTTCCTGATCATTGAGGATTCCGCGAGTCCCTGAAAATAGTACGCTAAAGATAATAATGATGATTTTGGGAAGAGCTCTTGGAAACATGATAAATGCATTAAAGCATTATCCTTTCCGGATAGGTACTCTTTAATATCATAGGCAAGAAGATACAAGCGGTCCCCATAAGGACGAAGGGATAAATTATTACAATAAAGCTTAAGATCCTCTGTGGTATATCCCGATCGCGTTAATGCCCACACCAACCTAATTACCGATTGCAAAGAAGAACGTTCTTGAGAAAATAGTTTAGCTAGAGAATCGCCAGACATAGAATTTTTACAATACAAAGCATCAAAACAACAAAAAGCAATATTTTCTAAAGAGACAGATCCCTCCATAAGGAGATTCTCTGAGAGTTTTCCTGGAAGATACTCTTTAGATAATTGTCCCTGACGAAAGGTTAGCCATAAATCTAATCCTCTATGATATTCAGGATTTTTTGTGTTTTCCTTAGCTTTTGATAAATAATCTTGCTCAGCAATATCAATTTTCAGATCTATAAGTGAAAGAATTGGATTATTATCATGCGTTTTATAACGCTTTACCATGTCATAAATAAAATAATGATATAGATCCGAAAGAGAAACCTCTCTATCACTATGTAGTGTTTCACACACCTTTACAACATTAGAAATAGCCGCATGTTCTTTCTTTACAAACAGAGCATCGATAAATTTCAAAATTTTCTGATGTGAAAAAGAAAAGTGCGATTGAGAAATAAACTCTTCGCATAGGGTTACCTTCCCTTGAAGAGCATAGGTAAGAAACAAACCTAAACCTGCTTCTTCTCGACTCCAACTCTTATATGCTCTGAGGAAAAAATCTTCAGCATCACTATAATGCTTTTGTATGCAAGCAATGCATCCCAGATATTCATACACCCTAGCTAAGGTCACCCCTAATCTCGTAGAATGATCCAAAGTTGATAAGAACATCTCCTGGGATTTTGCATAGTCTTTTTTCTCATAGCTATAGCAACCAAGGAAAAAACTATATTCTGGAAAATATGCATGATTACTAACAAATACCGATTCCCCTGCAGAAAGTAATTGCAGCATCCCTGGGAAATTCTTATTTTGATGATAGATTTCTAATAGAGAAAAGTAACCATAATACAATAATGTAGACTGCAAGTAGTTCCCATGATCTATAAGAACTTCTAATTCACGAATTCCTTTTTGTTGATCCCAAGGAAGCTTGTACAAAGCATGAGCAAGGAGAATAACATCAACTTCATGAGCACGATTCACCTCACCACGCGATATTCTCAATACTAAATTTTCAATAGATAGAGCGTACTCTTTTTCAGCCTGACAATAGGGTAGTAATAAAGACTCACAAGATTCTAAATTTTCCCGAGCCTTTTCAATTTGCAAACCTAGGACTATCTTTTTTAAAAAATTCTTTTCTATTGCGATAACATCAGGATGTGGGCTACATGTTCCTGCCTCTATGCTATCGGAAAGTTTTTTACATAACTCTAAAGCTTCTTCATAATTCCCTCGCTCTTTCATCATAAGAATCTCTTGTTTATGATCCTCATAACTACTGTGTAAGGTCATGCTATAGAGCTTAAGAAGTAAATTATCTTCTAAAGTCTCCCTGGGGCTTCCAATATCACGAAATTGCGTTATTAAATCCCTCAAAGAAACACCATCAGGATTCAATTTCTGCCAGGAAAGACGCAATTCAGATCTCACCTGAGGAGGAATAGCAACTACGGATAGCAACCTTCTTAAAATCTCTTTGCTTGCTGATCTATCTTCTTGTTTTATGCTGATCTGCACGTATTGACGGGTTAAAGACGCTACCGTTTCCCAATCTCTAGGGGTCAATCCTGTTTTCTCTTCAATTATACGATCCACAAATGCCGAGAAAACTTCGTCACAAGCCCCTCCTGATTTCAATGCTGCATGTACATTAGCGCAATAATGACCAAAAGATATCTTCTGCATTGGTGCTGCACAAAGGCAAACAATTCCCGTGCTTATAATCAAGCAGCAATGGAAAAACCGTAGTAATACTCTGGAATACACTTTCATGATAGATATCTCTCTACCATAGCACTGGCAGGAATTATTAAAAAATCTACAACAATAAAAAAACAAACTAGATATAAATCAAAAGTATAGGAGAAGACAATATTACTAAAAAAGAAAGTTCTTTTTGAGATGTTGTTATGATTTAAAAAACCACAAATCCCAGTACCGCTACCTACAAAACATAAAAAACCTCATTAACCCTAATCAAAAAGTTTACTTATTTAAAAAAAAAGACATCGTACTTTTATCGAACAACACACTGATAAGCAAAGAAATACGCAAGAATGAAAAAATTACAAACGATTCTCTTCTTTCTTTTCTCTAAAAAAAATTGTTGCATGAATTTGAACAAACAAACTAATTAAAAATTAAAACAAGTAAAAATAGTTTAAAACTACAACTAGAGGACGCTTTTCATGGCGCTAAAAGATACGGCAAAAAAAATGAGAGACCTGTTGGAAAGTATCCAACATGACTTAGACAAAGCCGAAAGAGGAAATAAAGCAGCAGCTCAGAGAGTACGTACTGACTCCATCAAATTAGAGAAAATTGCTAAGCTGTATAGAAAAGAATCAATCAAAGCTGAAAAATCAGGCTTAATGAAACGCAAGCCTGCAGCGAAAGCTAAAAAAGCTGTTGCTAAAAAGGCTGTAAAAGCTACAGCAAAGCCTAAGGTTAAAGCTAAAGCAAAAGTTAAAGCCAAACCAAAAGCTCCCGCAAAAAAAGCCCCAGCTAAAAAAGCTCCTGCTAAAGCAAAAGCTAAAAAAAGTTCTAGATCTCGCTCCCTAAGAAAATAGTTTTTTCCTTATCTTGGTTTTAGAGGGTAATTATAAATTTTATAATTACCCTCTTTTTTTTCTTCTTTTTAAAAGATTATCCTTAGAAACGTTACATATGATAAAATTCTGTAGTGATTTTTAGCTGCAGAAGTTTTTCGTATTTCTTATTGGCATTCACAACTTACTTTTCTATAAAGAGCAACCTGAATAAAGGTTTTGCCATGGCTACAATAACAAATTGTAAACATCTAGGCATCTGCGGAGGGTGTTCCTCACCACAATCTGCTTATGCGGATTCTTTAAAAGTTAAGGAACAACTCCTTCACGATTTGTTTTCTCCTATTTTCCCTGCTTCTGACATTCTTCCTGTGATTCCCTGCGATCCTCTCTTGCGCGGAAGAAATAAAATGGAATTTTCTTTCTATCAAACATATGAAGGAGAAAAAAGCTTAGGGTTTATCTCCCCTTCAAAGCCAAAAAAAGGCATTCCCATCACAGAATGTTTAATGATTCACGAGCATGCTATGGATCTCTTAACCATTACTCGAGAGTGGTGGGAGAATCATCCTGAGCTTATGGCTTACTATCCTCCGTTTAACAAAGGTTCTCTTTGCACTCTTACAGTGCGTATTGGCGGCCCTGAGCATCACCTCATGGTCATTCTCACAACATCTGCACGACCAGAATATGCCGTAAACAAATCTCTTATTGAAGAATGGAAACAAGCGCTTATCAAGTCTTCCTTACCTATAGCTTCTATCTTATGGGAAGAAAAAGTTAGTGAGAGGAACACTCCAACATATTTTCGTTCTCACTTGCTCTATGGTGATCCATTTATTAAACAGACATTAACCCTGCCTAAAGATGGGAACTCAGCGACTTTCTACGTACGTCCTAGAAGCTTCTTTCAGCCCCAAAGCCTTCAAGGAGCAAAGATTATAGAAATTGCAAAAGAATTTATTGACCCACAGGGCAATGAAACCCTATTGGATTTATATTGTGGAGCAGGAACTATAGGAATTATGCTCTCTTCCTATGTAAAGAGAGTTATAGGCGTAGAAATTGTTCCCGACGCTATAGAGTCCGCAAAAGAAAATATCTTAATAAATAAAAAGGAAGACTTTATAGAAGTGCATTTGGAAGATGTAAAAACATTTTGTAAAAGACATCAAGACAGTGCCCCTCCGGATATTGTTATTATTGATCCCCCGCGCTGTGGAATACAGAATAAAGTTCTCAAGTACCTTTTAAGAATTGCACCAAAAAAAATTATTTATATTTCCTGTAACCCTAAAGTACAGTTTGAAGAGTGTTGTAGTTTAATTTCTGAAGGTTATCGTATCAAAAAAGTACAGCCTTTGGATCAATTCCCTCACTCTCCACATTTAGAAAATATTATTTTGTT
This window of the Chlamydia sp. BM-2023 genome carries:
- a CDS encoding DNA-binding protein; this translates as MKVYSRVLLRFFHCCLIISTGIVCLCAAPMQKISFGHYCANVHAALKSGGACDEVFSAFVDRIIEEKTGLTPRDWETVASLTRQYVQISIKQEDRSASKEILRRLLSVVAIPPQVRSELRLSWQKLNPDGVSLRDLITQFRDIGSPRETLEDNLLLKLYSMTLHSSYEDHKQEILMMKERGNYEEALELCKKLSDSIEAGTCSPHPDVIAIEKNFLKKIVLGLQIEKARENLESCESLLLPYCQAEKEYALSIENLVLRISRGEVNRAHEVDVILLAHALYKLPWDQQKGIRELEVLIDHGNYLQSTLLYYGYFSLLEIYHQNKNFPGMLQLLSAGESVFVSNHAYFPEYSFFLGCYSYEKKDYAKSQEMFLSTLDHSTRLGVTLARVYEYLGCIACIQKHYSDAEDFFLRAYKSWSREEAGLGLFLTYALQGKVTLCEEFISQSHFSFSHQKILKFIDALFVKKEHAAISNVVKVCETLHSDREVSLSDLYHYFIYDMVKRYKTHDNNPILSLIDLKIDIAEQDYLSKAKENTKNPEYHRGLDLWLTFRQGQLSKEYLPGKLSENLLMEGSVSLENIAFCCFDALYCKNSMSGDSLAKLFSQERSSLQSVIRLVWALTRSGYTTEDLKLYCNNLSLRPYGDRLYLLAYDIKEYLSGKDNALMHLSCFQELFPKSSLLSLAYYFQGLAESSMIRKISWFMKALHELSEVTMSGENAKAWTYIYYTVKLDLADAYLSFGNVSRAKEVFEEVKGDWQTPNHPQLILIEEIDARVAMEMRWVVGLAYAYEKLHEKEKLTQHLLEHIEKRLFETSSRREYFGEMLATTLSLCERFLSAEGSNSLVG
- the hemE gene encoding uroporphyrinogen decarboxylase encodes the protein MSRFYDVIKPKTARAPVWFLRQVGRYMPQYRELKGSQTLKEFFHSTEAITEATLLGPSLLKVDAAILFADILSLLDGFAISYDFAPGPKISFSPQQELNFTENPRETFSYLLEAIQKLTKRLSVPLIAFAASPFTMASYLLDGGASKDFPKTMAFIYQYPEKFDVLLSKLTEGTVIYLREQIHAGAAAIQLFESSSLRLPSALFSRYVTSPNTKLIAQLKQEVSSPICLFCRCFEENFLDLYSTGADTLHPDYHVDLATLYKKISHPGSLQGNLDPALFLLPQDKFLNYLERYIAPLKEQPYYIFNSGHGILPETPLENVQAALSCLT
- a CDS encoding protoporphyrinogen oxidase, whose product is MKKVIVIGAGISGLSTAWWLHRKFPNWEFVILDKSDRPGGLIYTDHQKDFALDLGPKGFLTQGEGEYTLGLIRELGLQNLLIASDKTAKSRFIRYKGKTRKVSPWTLLKEGLPFAIVKDFFASRYTKDSSVYDFLRRHSTKNLIKNVFNPVVTAVRAGHSHILSAHMAFPTLSQREAKTGSLLRSYIKDPSKKKQRNAPYLATLKPHLGILIDTLVKKLPATWRFSSPVTKIDCCDSEVTVTTEKEVFSGDLVIYTGPLPFLPQLINIPGMKHLADKTLLWDLACVTLGWEGKSLPIPKGYGMLFSDEPPLLGIVYNSQVFPEQLPGKTVLSLLLENRWYEEDAYAFALAAISEYLGISTKPDVFSLFSPEEGLPQHRVGFLDFKNQILPSIPHNLKIVGQNFSGPGLNRCVASAYQTVASLCREETLAKGKCGC
- a CDS encoding histone, translated to MALKDTAKKMRDLLESIQHDLDKAERGNKAAAQRVRTDSIKLEKIAKLYRKESIKAEKSGLMKRKPAAKAKKAVAKKAVKATAKPKVKAKAKVKAKPKAPAKKAPAKKAPAKAKAKKSSRSRSLRK
- the rlmD gene encoding 23S rRNA (uracil(1939)-C(5))-methyltransferase RlmD; this translates as MATITNCKHLGICGGCSSPQSAYADSLKVKEQLLHDLFSPIFPASDILPVIPCDPLLRGRNKMEFSFYQTYEGEKSLGFISPSKPKKGIPITECLMIHEHAMDLLTITREWWENHPELMAYYPPFNKGSLCTLTVRIGGPEHHLMVILTTSARPEYAVNKSLIEEWKQALIKSSLPIASILWEEKVSERNTPTYFRSHLLYGDPFIKQTLTLPKDGNSATFYVRPRSFFQPQSLQGAKIIEIAKEFIDPQGNETLLDLYCGAGTIGIMLSSYVKRVIGVEIVPDAIESAKENILINKKEDFIEVHLEDVKTFCKRHQDSAPPDIVIIDPPRCGIQNKVLKYLLRIAPKKIIYISCNPKVQFEECCSLISEGYRIKKVQPLDQFPHSPHLENIILLER
- the hemN gene encoding oxygen-independent coproporphyrinogen III oxidase, yielding MFNLNFNFLEGLHQPAPRYTSYPTALEWEESDAQPAYLAFQNLKEDDRPLSLYFHIPFCQSMCLYCGCSVVINRREDIVEKYIATLIQEMELVHSLLGGKRKASRIHFGGGTPSRLSRSLFKKLFFHIHRLFDLSEVEEIAIEFDPRSLRNDSGKAEFIQSLGFNRVSLGVQDTQAAVQEAVRRRQSYEESLHAYEKFRELGFESINIDLIYGLPKQTKVTFSQTIEDIIRMHPDRIALFSFASVPWIKPHQKAMKDSDMPSMEEKFSIYSHARHTLTKSGYQAIGLDHFSLPEDPLSIAFNNKTLIRNFQGYSLPPEEDLIGLGMTSTSFIRGIYLQNAKTLESYHEKILSGSLATIKSKILSEDDRIRKWVIHKLMCSFSISKKEFFDLYGQNFDEYFSDSQDRINGMTATGLVQNSSSFLTVTSLGELFVRVIATAFDSYFLKTVSSSPRFSRSI